A genome region from Mycobacterium florentinum includes the following:
- a CDS encoding cytochrome P450, which yields MNVNAAPAGRRVLPERAELRMTAAAVDLSDFALWRNGFPDELFAELRHTRRLFRHGLTPGVAQTVRRDFWVATKHRHAVRLHRDTESFTAGGGPLIQPVAMFSSYPTIITLDPPDLNKRRKLISNAFNPRAIAKLEDGIRARAAQMIDRLLAKGGGDWIEDVADALPMTVIGDIIGIPEEDRPRIFDIFDRILKAMAPEAGPSGQAELELFASVFGYAMELTAEKRGNPTDDIWSTLASAVITGDDGEQFSLPENELEFFFFVLAFAGSDTTKNALAMGLQAFVANPEQIERYREQEALRPSAVEEVLRWASPVAYWTRTAKVDVEMDGQHIPAGDRVVSMLRSANRDEEVFESPFTFDIGRQPNPHVAFGGGGPHHCLGAMLARAELRAVLDELLLRCDRFEIGPATVSYPNLTTNMSIYDEMAISLTARR from the coding sequence TTGAACGTCAACGCGGCGCCAGCGGGTCGCCGCGTGTTGCCAGAGCGAGCGGAGTTGCGCATGACTGCTGCTGCAGTGGACCTATCCGATTTCGCCTTGTGGCGTAACGGTTTTCCGGACGAGTTGTTCGCCGAATTGCGGCACACCAGACGGCTTTTCCGGCACGGCCTGACGCCCGGCGTGGCCCAGACCGTGCGCCGAGATTTCTGGGTGGCGACCAAACACCGGCACGCGGTCCGCCTGCACCGCGACACCGAGTCGTTCACAGCGGGCGGCGGCCCATTGATCCAGCCGGTCGCCATGTTCTCGTCGTACCCGACCATCATCACGCTGGACCCGCCGGACCTGAACAAGCGCCGCAAACTCATCTCCAACGCCTTCAATCCGCGGGCGATCGCCAAGCTGGAGGACGGCATTCGGGCGCGGGCGGCGCAGATGATCGACCGCCTGCTCGCCAAGGGTGGTGGCGACTGGATCGAGGACGTCGCGGACGCGTTGCCGATGACGGTGATAGGCGACATCATCGGCATCCCCGAGGAGGACCGGCCGCGAATCTTCGACATCTTCGACCGCATCCTCAAGGCAATGGCGCCCGAGGCGGGCCCGAGCGGGCAGGCGGAACTCGAGCTCTTCGCCTCGGTCTTCGGGTACGCGATGGAGCTCACCGCCGAAAAGCGGGGCAACCCCACCGACGACATCTGGAGCACGCTGGCATCCGCGGTGATCACCGGTGACGACGGCGAGCAGTTCAGCCTGCCCGAAAACGAGCTGGAGTTCTTCTTCTTCGTGCTGGCATTCGCCGGCAGTGACACCACCAAAAACGCTCTGGCCATGGGACTGCAGGCGTTCGTCGCCAACCCGGAGCAGATCGAGCGCTATCGCGAGCAGGAAGCGCTGCGCCCCAGCGCCGTCGAGGAGGTGCTGCGCTGGGCGTCACCGGTGGCGTACTGGACCCGCACCGCGAAGGTCGACGTGGAGATGGACGGCCAGCACATCCCCGCGGGCGACCGGGTGGTGTCGATGCTGCGTTCGGCAAACCGCGACGAGGAAGTGTTCGAGTCCCCGTTCACCTTTGACATCGGCAGGCAACCCAACCCGCACGTCGCTTTCGGCGGGGGCGGGCCACACCACTGCCTGGGCGCGATGCTGGCGCGCGCCGAGCTGCGCGCGGTGCTCGACGAGCTACTGCTGCGCTGCGATCGCTTTGAAATCGGGCCCGCCACGGTGTCGTATCCGAACCTGACCACCAACATGTCGATCTATGACGAGATGGCGATCTCGCTGACCGCACGACGCTGA
- a CDS encoding Rieske 2Fe-2S domain-containing protein, whose protein sequence is MTNTIPESDPSEREFGPSGIALSTYRYPTGWFIVAFASDVKPGDVKRLHYFGEELVLFRTASGKVSVLDAYCQHLGANMGVGGTVEDENIVCPWHGWQWRGDGSNALIPYSKIGCKNNVRIRTYPTIQWYGFILVWHERHGRAPYWQPPALPELETGEYYPLHPHSRMLNRVKVHAQMIIENAADPYHVQYVHKAANPANTASFEVAGYHLHATVNAHFGGGRAKTWLTPNGPVDAKIIYDNYSLGLGLVRFPSDLVATIEVTGQTPVDEHYTDYFYTQASVREPGDSGDKPTGRAAKFLALQQEVIKQDFFTWENMKYLEKPNLAPEEAHDYAALRRWAHRFYPGTEPSPSDFGYTAGGEPDPAAAKA, encoded by the coding sequence GTGACGAATACGATTCCAGAGTCAGACCCGTCGGAACGTGAGTTCGGACCCTCTGGCATTGCGCTGTCCACCTATCGGTACCCGACCGGGTGGTTCATTGTTGCCTTCGCCAGCGACGTGAAGCCCGGCGACGTCAAGCGACTGCACTACTTCGGTGAGGAGCTGGTGCTGTTCCGCACCGCTTCCGGCAAGGTCAGCGTGCTGGACGCGTACTGCCAGCACCTCGGCGCCAACATGGGCGTCGGCGGGACCGTCGAAGACGAGAACATCGTCTGTCCCTGGCACGGCTGGCAATGGCGCGGCGACGGCAGCAACGCGCTGATCCCGTACAGCAAGATCGGCTGCAAGAACAATGTTCGAATCCGGACCTACCCGACCATCCAGTGGTACGGCTTCATCCTGGTCTGGCACGAACGCCACGGCCGGGCGCCGTACTGGCAGCCGCCCGCGCTGCCCGAACTGGAGACCGGCGAGTACTACCCGCTGCACCCGCACAGCCGGATGCTCAACCGGGTCAAGGTGCACGCGCAGATGATCATCGAGAATGCGGCCGACCCCTATCACGTGCAGTACGTGCACAAGGCCGCCAATCCCGCCAACACCGCCTCGTTCGAGGTGGCCGGCTATCACCTGCATGCCACCGTCAACGCCCACTTCGGTGGGGGCCGGGCCAAGACGTGGCTGACCCCCAACGGGCCGGTCGACGCCAAGATCATCTACGACAACTACTCGTTGGGGCTGGGGCTCGTCCGGTTCCCGAGTGACTTGGTGGCCACCATCGAGGTCACCGGGCAGACGCCGGTCGACGAGCACTACACCGACTACTTCTACACGCAGGCTTCCGTCCGCGAGCCCGGCGACAGCGGTGACAAGCCGACCGGCCGCGCCGCGAAATTCCTGGCGCTGCAGCAAGAAGTCATCAAACAGGACTTCTTCACCTGGGAGAACATGAAGTACCTGGAGAAGCCGAACCTGGCTCCCGAAGAGGCACACGACTACGCGGCCCTGCGCCGCTGGGCGCACCGCTTCTACCCGGGCACGGAGCCCTCACCGAGCGACTTCGGATACACCGCCGGAGGCGAACCCGACCCGGCGGCCGCGAAAGCCTAA
- a CDS encoding AMP-binding protein, with protein sequence MPLGPADFGVDRFTVPAVLDRRAQQHPDRVMMSIAGTEVTFEQMRRRSRAAAELLRELGVGRGDGVALFTGTCPEWVYFWLGAARIGAVSGAVNAANKGDFLKHTLQLSRAKVILTDAERRARVDEVADRLDTVTDIVVQDDSLSHALTRAASCIDDPGEPDEVGALFYTSGTTGPSKAVATTWNYLFSVAATVASSWELRSGEALWTAMPLFHLSAAPSVLVPMLTGATTVLAQSFHPGQVWDDIRAHGAVGFAGAGAMVSMLYNLPADPRDAQLPLRFISAAPIDASSYHDIEKRYGCRIVTMYGMTEAFPIAVKGVADEGVPGTSGRPNPNFDVRIVDDDGNPLPVGTVGEIACRPRYPHVMSEGYVGRDAQVDPHPEWFRTGDLGRLDADQNLTYLDRIKDSLRRRGENISSAEVERVVMGHPAVAEAAAIGVPSELGEDDILLVVALRPDAVLDCAELLDFCAGRMPYFCVPRYVDQVNELPKNVIGRVRKDLLRSKGLSSEVWDREEYGYIVKR encoded by the coding sequence ATGCCTTTGGGGCCCGCCGATTTCGGCGTCGATCGCTTCACCGTCCCGGCCGTGCTGGATCGCCGGGCCCAGCAGCACCCCGATCGCGTGATGATGTCGATCGCCGGTACCGAGGTCACGTTCGAGCAGATGCGGCGGCGCTCCCGCGCGGCGGCCGAGCTGCTGCGCGAATTGGGGGTGGGCCGCGGCGACGGGGTGGCACTGTTCACCGGCACCTGCCCGGAATGGGTGTACTTCTGGCTGGGCGCGGCCCGCATCGGCGCGGTGAGCGGGGCGGTCAACGCCGCCAACAAGGGGGACTTCCTGAAGCACACCCTGCAGTTGTCGCGGGCCAAGGTGATTCTCACCGACGCCGAGCGCCGGGCCCGCGTCGACGAGGTCGCCGACCGGCTGGACACGGTGACCGACATTGTGGTGCAAGATGATTCGCTGAGCCACGCGCTTACGCGCGCAGCCAGCTGTATCGACGATCCCGGGGAGCCCGACGAGGTGGGAGCGCTGTTCTACACGTCGGGCACCACCGGACCGTCCAAAGCCGTTGCCACGACCTGGAATTACCTGTTCTCGGTCGCCGCGACCGTTGCGTCGTCCTGGGAGTTGCGGTCGGGGGAGGCGCTGTGGACGGCGATGCCGTTGTTCCACCTGAGCGCCGCACCGAGCGTGCTGGTCCCGATGCTGACCGGCGCAACGACCGTGCTGGCGCAGTCTTTTCACCCCGGCCAGGTGTGGGACGACATCCGCGCTCATGGCGCCGTCGGCTTTGCCGGAGCCGGCGCGATGGTGTCGATGCTGTACAACCTGCCCGCCGATCCGCGTGACGCGCAGCTGCCGTTGCGGTTCATCTCCGCCGCACCGATCGACGCGAGCTCCTATCACGACATCGAAAAGCGTTACGGCTGCCGCATTGTCACGATGTACGGGATGACCGAGGCCTTCCCGATCGCGGTCAAGGGCGTGGCCGACGAGGGCGTCCCCGGCACGTCGGGCCGGCCCAATCCCAACTTCGACGTGCGCATCGTCGACGACGACGGCAACCCGCTGCCCGTCGGCACCGTCGGCGAGATCGCCTGCCGGCCCAGGTACCCGCACGTGATGAGCGAGGGCTATGTCGGCCGCGACGCCCAGGTGGACCCGCACCCGGAATGGTTTCGCACCGGAGATCTGGGCCGGCTCGACGCCGATCAGAACCTGACGTATCTGGACCGGATCAAGGATTCGCTACGCAGGCGTGGGGAGAACATCTCCTCGGCCGAAGTGGAACGCGTCGTCATGGGCCATCCGGCGGTGGCCGAAGCCGCGGCGATCGGGGTGCCCAGCGAATTGGGGGAGGACGACATCCTGCTCGTGGTCGCGCTGCGCCCGGACGCCGTGCTGGATTGCGCCGAGCTGCTCGACTTCTGCGCCGGCCGGATGCCGTACTTCTGCGTGCCCCGATACGTCGACCAGGTCAACGAACTCCCGAAGAACGTTATCGGACGGGTGCGTAAAGATTTGCTGCGATCCAAGGGTTTGAGTTCTGAGGTCTGGGATCGGGAAGAATACGGATATATTGTTAAGCGGTAA
- a CDS encoding nuclear transport factor 2 family protein, which produces MTLSYQQEQFLQAATGRDAILNLNARHNRAYSDGDRDSWIATFRHSGASFVRDGELFADLRLAFDGGEGQRLVTIDHEIAVEGVHAMQRCVAVLFSAAFGDTALRATGTYRDELIYERGGWYYTSRNLSWDVVPSRHPLVM; this is translated from the coding sequence ATGACGTTGTCCTACCAGCAGGAACAGTTCCTGCAAGCTGCGACCGGCCGCGATGCGATCTTGAATTTGAACGCCCGGCACAATCGTGCTTACTCCGACGGCGACCGCGATAGCTGGATCGCGACGTTCCGCCATTCCGGTGCCAGCTTTGTTCGCGACGGTGAACTCTTCGCCGATCTGCGTTTGGCGTTCGACGGCGGCGAAGGGCAACGCTTGGTGACCATCGATCACGAGATCGCCGTCGAGGGTGTCCACGCGATGCAGCGTTGTGTCGCCGTGCTTTTCTCCGCCGCCTTCGGGGACACCGCGCTGCGCGCCACCGGAACCTACCGGGATGAGCTGATCTACGAGCGCGGTGGCTGGTACTACACGTCGCGCAATCTCTCCTGGGATGTGGTGCCGAGCCGGCACCCGCTTGTCATGTAA
- a CDS encoding FAS1-like dehydratase domain-containing protein → MVGATSEPRTAVNPVGGARIQLYASMIHDGNRSYWDAEFAREQWGGLLAPPGLLMGWLIPPPWEPGGRRPAASLILRVPLPGTTFINAANDVEFPEPIVEGDVLTSVEELVSVSPEKRTRLGVGHFIETLETYRRQDGTVVARSRNTLFRFTPAAPQ, encoded by the coding sequence ATGGTCGGCGCGACGAGCGAACCGCGCACGGCGGTGAATCCGGTCGGCGGGGCCCGTATTCAGTTGTACGCCTCTATGATTCACGACGGCAATCGTTCGTACTGGGACGCGGAGTTCGCACGGGAGCAGTGGGGAGGCCTGCTGGCCCCGCCGGGTCTGTTGATGGGATGGCTGATACCGCCGCCGTGGGAGCCCGGCGGCCGGCGGCCCGCGGCCTCGCTGATCCTGCGAGTGCCGTTGCCGGGCACCACATTCATCAACGCCGCCAACGACGTCGAGTTCCCCGAACCCATCGTCGAGGGTGACGTGCTCACCAGTGTCGAGGAATTGGTGTCGGTCTCACCGGAGAAACGGACCCGGCTGGGTGTCGGCCATTTCATCGAGACGCTGGAGACCTACCGCCGTCAGGACGGCACGGTCGTCGCCCGGTCACGGAATACGTTGTTCCGCTTCACCCCGGCAGCGCCGCAGTGA
- a CDS encoding MaoC family dehydratase — protein MTGLDWNEITVPVELPEVVDEISYQRVVENAGATWDYFPGHFDPEYAQSQGNPTIYLNTMHLAGFADRVATDWAGPSSRVVRRSLRLAGSVYAGDTMIGRGRAVAKRRDTSVDPPRCLVDIIIEVTNQHGALCCPVELTLQMPGG, from the coding sequence GTGACGGGCTTGGATTGGAACGAGATCACCGTTCCCGTCGAGCTGCCGGAGGTGGTCGACGAGATCAGCTACCAGCGGGTGGTGGAGAACGCCGGAGCGACGTGGGACTATTTCCCGGGCCATTTCGACCCCGAGTATGCCCAAAGTCAGGGCAACCCAACGATTTACCTCAACACCATGCATCTGGCCGGGTTCGCCGACCGCGTCGCGACCGATTGGGCCGGACCGAGCAGCCGGGTGGTGCGCCGCTCGCTGCGGCTGGCCGGTTCGGTCTATGCCGGCGACACGATGATCGGCCGCGGCCGCGCGGTGGCCAAGCGGCGCGACACCTCGGTGGATCCACCGCGCTGCCTGGTCGACATCATCATCGAAGTGACCAACCAGCATGGCGCCCTGTGTTGTCCGGTCGAGCTCACGTTGCAGATGCCCGGTGGATGA
- a CDS encoding aldehyde dehydrogenase, with amino-acid sequence MREKSDHRTYAELFIGGQWRKPFNPSQLAVISPHTEEPIGHVQAAGPEDVDAAVTAARQAFDHGPWPRLTHAERMVKVEEFAAIYAGHVDEMADLITDEMGSPRTFSRMGQGAAAAALIHLTLAAARAFPWAERRQGVLGEVHLRRAPVGVVGAIVPWNVPQFLIMPKLIPALIAGCTVIIKPAPETPLDALWLAEMIEQVGLPDGVVSVLPGGTDVGEALVRHPGVDKISFTGSSAVGRRIAALCGEQLKRVSLELGGKSAAIILDDADIAKTVAGLKSASLMNNGQACVAQTRLLVSEQRHDEFVDALAEMMSNLNVGDPTDEATDIGPLFAQRHQRQVQEYIRSGQSEGARIVLGGLNTAQDSPAERGWYVRPTLFVDATNDMRIAREEIFGPVLTVLRYRDESDAVRIANESNYGLAGSVWTSDIAHGLDVAASVRAGTYGINMYTLDIGSPFGGFKHSGIGREFGPEGLDEYVELQTVIAKGQLPPL; translated from the coding sequence ATGAGAGAAAAATCCGACCATCGGACCTATGCCGAACTGTTCATCGGAGGGCAGTGGCGCAAGCCCTTCAACCCGAGCCAGCTCGCCGTCATCTCCCCGCATACCGAAGAGCCGATCGGCCACGTCCAAGCCGCCGGTCCCGAGGATGTCGATGCCGCGGTCACCGCCGCGCGACAGGCTTTCGACCATGGCCCCTGGCCACGATTGACCCACGCCGAACGGATGGTCAAGGTCGAGGAATTCGCCGCGATCTATGCCGGCCACGTCGACGAGATGGCCGACCTGATCACCGACGAGATGGGCTCCCCACGCACCTTCAGCCGGATGGGCCAGGGAGCGGCCGCGGCAGCCTTGATCCACCTCACGCTGGCCGCCGCCCGTGCCTTCCCCTGGGCGGAACGCCGCCAAGGCGTGCTCGGCGAAGTGCACCTGCGCCGGGCCCCGGTCGGGGTGGTCGGGGCGATCGTGCCGTGGAATGTGCCGCAATTCCTGATCATGCCCAAGCTCATCCCGGCCCTGATCGCCGGCTGCACGGTCATCATCAAGCCCGCGCCCGAAACACCTTTGGACGCTTTGTGGTTGGCCGAAATGATCGAGCAGGTCGGCCTGCCCGACGGCGTGGTGTCGGTGCTGCCCGGCGGTACCGACGTGGGTGAGGCGCTGGTGCGCCATCCCGGCGTGGACAAGATCTCGTTCACCGGTTCCAGCGCCGTCGGACGCCGCATCGCCGCGCTGTGCGGAGAGCAGCTCAAACGGGTGAGCCTGGAACTGGGCGGCAAGTCGGCGGCGATCATTCTCGACGACGCCGACATCGCCAAGACGGTGGCCGGGCTGAAGTCGGCCAGCCTGATGAACAACGGACAGGCCTGCGTCGCACAGACCCGCCTTTTGGTCAGCGAACAACGGCACGACGAGTTCGTCGACGCGCTGGCCGAGATGATGTCGAATCTCAACGTCGGGGATCCGACCGACGAGGCGACCGACATCGGGCCTCTGTTCGCTCAACGGCATCAACGCCAGGTGCAGGAGTACATCCGGTCCGGACAAAGCGAGGGCGCCCGCATCGTGCTCGGTGGCCTCAATACCGCACAAGACAGTCCGGCCGAGCGCGGCTGGTACGTGCGGCCAACGCTTTTCGTCGACGCGACGAACGACATGCGCATTGCGCGCGAAGAGATCTTCGGACCGGTGTTGACCGTGCTGCGCTATCGCGACGAATCCGACGCGGTCCGCATCGCCAACGAAAGCAACTACGGTCTGGCCGGATCGGTGTGGACCTCGGACATCGCCCACGGCCTGGACGTCGCCGCCAGTGTGCGCGCGGGCACGTACGGCATCAACATGTATACGCTCGACATCGGCAGTCCGTTCGGCGGTTTCAAGCACTCGGGCATCGGCCGCGAATTCGGGCCGGAAGGCCTCGACGAGTATGTCGAGCTGCAGACGGTGATCGCCAAGGGCCAGCTGCCGCCGCTATAG
- a CDS encoding lipocalin-like domain-containing protein has protein sequence MNTDWRSYPYQLVPGDDQLDFPAAEGEHPDQESDTWFIAGQLQAVESDRSFAFLTIFNKNQPGGTVVADFYTMALFDLDTGDYGTYTDYDMPPKNMEPGAQRKLSMAAGYLDISYHSSAGTASWTTCRDAEDRLLPYTYRVSLVGRDHQGRSMRLDLVVTPTRAPVPVGASTYNGKIVCFGQKDTYSYFQTGMSMSGTLRWGETIEQVSGSAGHVDRQWFPKYAGGGGSGGDPRARSHEWRTINFDNGVDLSIWRQFDRTNGNELQPFTGVTTCHPDPAIAPECAEDVEVTVSSYVKWPTTVRPLVRPLAPARYMPDRHRITCATLQLDLVGEPLVPAPAHGLPIEYMEGPYRYQGTLWGKPVSGFAFNERSLALYRDWELVEVLATTVADVDPGLQSVVDQLVPLVAAGRRGAAVELLNGARPVQNDTLATLLDDLIAALSEVESAAGS, from the coding sequence ATGAATACCGACTGGCGCAGTTACCCGTATCAGCTGGTGCCCGGTGACGACCAGCTGGATTTTCCCGCCGCCGAGGGCGAACACCCGGACCAGGAGTCCGACACGTGGTTCATCGCCGGACAACTCCAGGCCGTCGAGAGCGACCGGTCGTTTGCGTTCCTGACGATCTTCAACAAGAACCAACCCGGGGGAACCGTCGTCGCCGACTTCTACACAATGGCGCTGTTCGACCTCGACACCGGTGATTACGGCACCTACACCGATTACGACATGCCGCCGAAGAACATGGAGCCGGGCGCTCAGCGCAAATTGTCCATGGCCGCAGGCTATCTCGACATCAGCTATCACAGCAGTGCCGGCACCGCGTCGTGGACCACCTGCCGTGACGCCGAGGACCGGTTGCTGCCTTACACGTATCGAGTCAGTCTGGTCGGCCGGGATCACCAGGGCCGGTCCATGCGGTTGGACTTGGTCGTCACCCCGACGCGCGCGCCGGTGCCGGTGGGGGCGTCGACCTACAACGGGAAGATCGTCTGCTTCGGTCAAAAGGACACCTACTCGTATTTCCAGACCGGGATGTCGATGAGCGGGACGCTGCGCTGGGGGGAGACGATCGAGCAGGTTTCCGGCAGCGCCGGACACGTCGACCGGCAGTGGTTCCCGAAGTATGCCGGCGGCGGCGGAAGCGGGGGAGACCCGCGGGCCCGCTCGCACGAATGGCGCACGATCAATTTCGACAACGGCGTCGACCTGAGCATCTGGCGGCAGTTCGATCGTACGAACGGCAATGAGCTGCAACCCTTTACCGGTGTGACGACGTGCCATCCCGACCCCGCCATTGCGCCGGAGTGCGCCGAGGACGTGGAGGTGACCGTCAGCAGCTACGTGAAATGGCCGACGACGGTGCGGCCCCTGGTGCGGCCGCTGGCGCCGGCCCGGTACATGCCCGACCGGCACCGGATCACCTGCGCCACACTGCAACTGGATCTCGTCGGCGAGCCGCTGGTGCCGGCGCCCGCGCACGGCCTGCCCATCGAGTACATGGAAGGCCCGTACCGCTACCAGGGGACGCTGTGGGGTAAACCGGTGAGCGGCTTCGCGTTCAACGAGCGCTCGTTGGCGCTATATCGGGACTGGGAGCTGGTCGAAGTGCTGGCCACCACCGTGGCCGACGTCGACCCGGGTTTGCAGTCGGTGGTCGATCAGCTGGTGCCGTTGGTGGCCGCGGGCCGTCGGGGCGCGGCCGTGGAATTGCTCAACGGCGCGCGTCCCGTGCAAAACGACACGCTCGCAACGCTTCTCGACGATCTGATCGCGGCACTGTCCGAGGTGGAGTCAGCCGCCGGCAGCTGA
- a CDS encoding aromatic ring-hydroxylating oxygenase subunit alpha, whose product MDHDQLIDLTRRALKLARDKTTDLAPRPHTVDAGEYTSMQRHLSDRALLLASPQLVGYVSELAEPAAYCTKTVMGRSILLTRTSDGSVRAFDNVCLHRQSPVVTGCGTAKRFSCPYHAWTYDNTGKLVGLPGREGFPDTTVKSDALTELPAAEFAGFLWVALDKDATLDVAAHLGPLADELDSWGIGRWSPLGEKVLDAPINWKLAVDTFAENYHFATVHRDTFATIARSNCTVFDSYGPHHRLIFPLNAILELENVPEEQWDPFHNMVVIYALFPNIVLSVTIANGELFRIYPGDEPGRSITVHQNSTPLDISDESVAAGAQAVFEYAHATVRDEDYRLVEGLQANLSSGARDHLVFGRNEPGLQHRHIAWAEALAASAAGG is encoded by the coding sequence ATGGACCATGACCAGCTCATCGACCTGACCCGACGGGCCTTGAAGTTGGCCCGCGACAAGACAACCGACCTGGCTCCGCGACCGCACACCGTCGACGCCGGCGAGTACACATCGATGCAGCGCCACCTCAGCGACAGGGCGTTGTTGTTGGCCAGCCCGCAACTGGTCGGCTACGTCTCGGAGCTCGCCGAGCCCGCCGCTTACTGCACCAAGACAGTGATGGGGCGGTCGATCCTGCTCACCAGAACATCCGATGGGTCGGTCCGCGCATTCGACAATGTCTGCCTGCACCGCCAGTCGCCGGTGGTGACGGGCTGCGGCACCGCGAAGCGATTCAGCTGCCCGTACCACGCCTGGACCTACGACAACACCGGCAAGCTGGTCGGCCTGCCGGGCCGGGAGGGCTTCCCGGATACGACGGTCAAGTCCGACGCATTGACCGAACTCCCCGCCGCCGAGTTCGCCGGGTTCCTCTGGGTGGCGCTGGACAAGGACGCCACCCTGGACGTCGCCGCGCATCTGGGACCGCTGGCCGACGAACTCGACTCGTGGGGCATCGGGCGCTGGTCTCCGCTGGGCGAGAAGGTGCTCGACGCCCCGATCAACTGGAAGCTGGCCGTCGACACCTTCGCCGAGAACTACCACTTCGCCACCGTGCACCGCGACACCTTCGCCACCATTGCCCGCAGCAACTGCACGGTTTTCGATTCCTACGGACCCCACCATCGATTGATCTTCCCGCTCAACGCGATCCTCGAGCTGGAGAATGTTCCCGAGGAGCAGTGGGACCCGTTCCACAACATGGTGGTGATCTACGCGTTGTTCCCCAACATCGTGCTGTCGGTGACGATCGCCAACGGCGAGCTGTTCCGGATCTACCCCGGCGACGAGCCGGGCAGATCGATTACCGTGCACCAGAATTCGACGCCGCTCGACATCTCCGACGAATCGGTGGCGGCCGGCGCTCAAGCCGTGTTCGAGTATGCGCACGCCACTGTGCGCGACGAAGACTACCGGCTGGTCGAGGGGCTGCAGGCCAATCTCAGTTCGGGCGCTCGCGATCACCTGGTGTTCGGCCGCAACGAGCCGGGGTTGCAGCATCGCCACATCGCGTGGGCCGAGGCGCTGGCCGCCTCAGCTGCCGGCGGCTGA
- a CDS encoding glycoside hydrolase domain-containing protein → MSISRRDVLKFAAATPALVGLGVAASSLGAPTASASLGTLLDYAAGVIPASQIRAAGAVGSIRYVSDRRPGGNWMLGKPIQVAEARDLHSNGLKIVSCYQYGKGNSADWLGGANAGLQHAQRGMELHAAAGGPPEAPIYASIDDDPSYEQYKSQIAPYLRSWESVIGHQRTGVYGNAKTIDWALHDGLGSCFWQHNWGSPKGYAHPAANLHQVEIDKRSVGGVGVDINEILKPQFGQWA, encoded by the coding sequence GTGTCGATCTCACGTCGTGACGTGCTCAAATTCGCGGCGGCGACCCCGGCCTTGGTCGGCCTGGGCGTCGCGGCGTCGTCGTTGGGCGCCCCGACGGCCTCGGCATCGCTGGGCACCTTGTTGGACTACGCCGCGGGCGTGATCCCGGCCAGCCAGATCCGCGCCGCCGGCGCCGTGGGGTCGATCCGCTACGTTTCCGACCGGCGGCCGGGCGGTAACTGGATGCTGGGCAAGCCGATCCAGGTCGCCGAGGCTCGTGACCTGCACAGCAACGGGCTCAAGATTGTCTCCTGCTACCAGTACGGCAAGGGCAATTCCGCCGACTGGCTGGGCGGCGCCAACGCCGGGCTGCAACACGCCCAGCGGGGCATGGAGCTGCACGCCGCCGCCGGTGGCCCGCCCGAGGCGCCGATTTACGCGTCGATCGACGACGACCCGTCCTACGAGCAGTACAAAAGCCAGATCGCGCCCTACCTGCGGTCCTGGGAGTCAGTGATCGGGCACCAGCGGACGGGCGTTTACGGCAACGCGAAGACGATCGACTGGGCGCTGCACGACGGCCTGGGCTCCTGCTTCTGGCAGCACAACTGGGGCTCGCCCAAGGGCTACGCCCATCCGGCGGCCAATTTGCACCAGGTCGAGATCGATAAGCGCAGCGTGGGCGGTGTTGGGGTGGACATCAACGAGATCCTCAAGCCGCAATTCGGGCAGTGGGCCTAG